The window TTCATGACGTCTCCCCGGGGGTGGAGGTCACGCGGGACGGGTCAGCCCTTGGTGGCGCCCGCGGTGAGGCCGCCGACCAACTGCCGCTCGGCGACGGCGTAGAAGGCGAGGGCGGGGACCATGGCGAGCACGATGTAGGCGAGGACGAGCGCGTAGTCGGTCGAGTACTGGCCCTGGAACTGCTGGACTCCGACCGGGATCGTCTGCCATTTCGGGTCGTTGAACACCAGCAGCGGCAGGAAGAAGTTGTTCCAGCTCGCGACGATCGCGAGCACCGACACCGTGCCGAGCGCCGGACGCGCCATCGGCAGCAGGATCTTCCAGAAGAAGCGGAACTTGCCGCAGCCGTCCATGATGGCCGCCTCCTCGACCTCCGCTGGGATGGTCCGAAAGAAGCCGCGCAGAATGATGATCGTCATGGGGAGCCCGAAGGCCGCCTGCGGGAGGATCACTCCGAGCGGGTTGTCGAGCAGGTCGAAGTTCCGCAGCAGCAGGAACAGCGGCAGGACGGCCACCGCGAACGGGAACATCAGCCCGATCGTGAACAGCGTGTAGAACAGCTCCCTGCCCCGGAAGGCGTAGCGGGCCAGTACGAACGCCGCCATCGCGGAGACCGCCACCGTGCAGCATGCCGTGCCGACCGCGATGCCCGCGCTGTTGGCGATCTGCCGCCAGAACATTCCGTCGCCGAGGATGCCGGTGTAGTTGCCGGTCTTCCAGTGCTTCGGCAGCCCGAACGGGTTGGTCGTCAGCTCGCCGGTGCTCTTGAACCCGGAGATCACCGCGTAGACCAGCGGCACGACGACGAACGCGCCGATCAGCCAGACCACGGCGTGCAGCGACAGGCCGCGTGCCGTCCTGCGGGCGTTCATCGGCCACCTCCCGAGGTGACGGCCCCGCTCAGGTCACGGCGGAGCACGTAACGCTGGTAGAAGAGGGAGAAGACCAGGCTGATCATGAACAGCACCACGCTGATCGCACTGGCGTAGCCGACCTGGTAGCGCTTGAACCCGAACTGGAACATCGAGATCGCCATCGTCTCGGAGGAGTGGTTGGGCCCGCCCGCGGTCATGACCCAGACGAGGTCGAAGAGCTGGATGGCACCGATGACCGAAAGGAAGACGCTGATCCGGATCGTCGGGCCGAGCAGCGGCAGCGTCATCCGCTGGTCACCCGCGAAGCTCCAGCCGAGGGTCCACCCGGAGATCGCCGAGGTCACGCAAGTTGCCTGAACCGGTAGTTGACCGCCTTATATCCGAGAACAGGCCGACTACCACCACAGCTTCGGCGCACGTTGAACCGGAGACGGTGCGCGGCTTCAGACGCTCGGGGTGTGAGGGACGTTGCCGTAATAGGCGTCCGGTCCGTGCTTACGGGTGAAGTGTCGCTCCAGCAGGTGCTTCGGCGGTTCGGAGGCTTCCCCGAGGCGGGACCCCAGCGCCAGCGTGTGCAGCGCCATCTCCGCCACGGCCTCGCAGACGATGGCGTTCTCCAGCGCAGCCTTCGCGGTGGCACCCCAGGTGAAGGGGCCGTGCCGTGAGACAAGCGCGCCGGGGACCTCGTCGGCCCGCCGGGGGTCGCCGTCGAGCCGGGCTACGATCACCTGTCCGGTGTTGTACTCGTAGTCCCGCGCGCACTGCTCGGCGGTCAGGTCCTCCGTCACGGGGACGGGCCCGTTGAAGGTGTCGGCGTGCGTCGTACCCAGTACGGGGATCGGGCGGCGCGCCTGGGCGAAGGCGACGGCGTGCGTCGAGTGCGTGTGGGTGACGCCGCCGATGGAGGGGAAGGCACGGTAGAGGCACCGATGGGTTTCGGTGTCGGTGGACGGCCTGAGGTGTCCCTCGACGACCCGCCCGTCCTCCAGCGCCACCACCACCAGGTCCTCTTCCGTCAGGTCGGCATAGGAGACCCCGGACGGCTTGATGACGAAGACGCCGGCGCCTCGGTCCACTCCGCTGACGTTTCCCCAGGTGAGGGTGGCCAGACCGGCCTCCGGGATGCGCAGGTTGGCCGCGAGGACCTCACGACGGAGGTCCCCCAGGAAGGTCTCGCTCACTACGCTCTCACCGTCTCTCCGGCATGCGCGGCGGGCTTCTCCGGGACCGGCGTCCGGCAGGCCCCGCGGCCGCGCATGAGTGGGCTGGACTCATCGGGGGGCCGCTCCAGACATCGCAGCTGGCCTGCCTCAGCCGCCCCGATCAGATTGTGAACGCTAACAACCAGCAATCTCAAGAGGTACGAGAAGATTGCTGCCCACAACATGCGATCAACGCTGCATAATGTGAACGCCAACATCCATACCTGGTCGACAATCTTCCGGTCGGTCCGAGATGTGTGCGGACCGCGGCTGGTTCGATACCTTGAGGAAAGGCCGCTCGATGAGGAAAGGAAGAGAGTTGACCCAGCTCCCAGACGTCTCGCGAGCGCCCACGATGACGGACGTCGCGCGCGTCGCCGGCGTGTCCCATCAGACCGTTTCACGGGTGCTCAGCGACCACCCGAACGTCAGCGCCAAGACTCGGGCCGCGGTGACACAGGTCATCGAGCAGCTGGGGTACCGCCGCAACTCGGCGGCCCGGGCTCTGGCCACCCGCCGAACCCACACGCTGGGCGTCATCGCGGTGAACACCACTCTGCACGGGCCCGCCAGCACCGTGGCGGGAGTGCAGGAGGCCGCTCGGGACCGCGGCTACCTGACGTCCGCCGTCACGCTTCGCACCGCCACGCAAACGGCCCTCGCCGAAGCCATGCAGCACCTCGCCGGGTGGGGCGTGGAGGGGATCGTCGCCGTCACTCCGCAACGCGCCGCGG of the Streptomyces sp. NBC_01294 genome contains:
- a CDS encoding carbohydrate ABC transporter permease, with translation MNARRTARGLSLHAVVWLIGAFVVVPLVYAVISGFKSTGELTTNPFGLPKHWKTGNYTGILGDGMFWRQIANSAGIAVGTACCTVAVSAMAAFVLARYAFRGRELFYTLFTIGLMFPFAVAVLPLFLLLRNFDLLDNPLGVILPQAAFGLPMTIIILRGFFRTIPAEVEEAAIMDGCGKFRFFWKILLPMARPALGTVSVLAIVASWNNFFLPLLVFNDPKWQTIPVGVQQFQGQYSTDYALVLAYIVLAMVPALAFYAVAERQLVGGLTAGATKG
- the araD gene encoding L-ribulose-5-phosphate 4-epimerase AraD; protein product: MSETFLGDLRREVLAANLRIPEAGLATLTWGNVSGVDRGAGVFVIKPSGVSYADLTEEDLVVVALEDGRVVEGHLRPSTDTETHRCLYRAFPSIGGVTHTHSTHAVAFAQARRPIPVLGTTHADTFNGPVPVTEDLTAEQCARDYEYNTGQVIVARLDGDPRRADEVPGALVSRHGPFTWGATAKAALENAIVCEAVAEMALHTLALGSRLGEASEPPKHLLERHFTRKHGPDAYYGNVPHTPSV